TGAGGTGATTGCGTCAGCAGACGGAACGCGCGCGTGGGTCTCCAATATGCTGAACAACCGGGGACACGAGCTGGATGTACTGGACCTGGTGAACCACAAGGCGCTGGCGAGCATTGATACAGCGCCCATGGTCGGTTTGCATGGTCTGGACTTCCAGGGCGGTAAGGTCTGGTTTACCGCGCAGGGGGCGAAGGCGATCGGCCGGCTGGATCCGGCGACGGGAAAGACCGAGTGGATCATGGGGACCGGACAGGACTTTACGCATCTGATCCGGGTGATGCCGGACGGTCAAACAATCTTCGTCTCGAACGCGCATTCGGCGAGCGTCAGCATCATCGAAAATCGTGAGATGCCGCCTGATCCGATGCATCCTGCGCCGCCCGGACGACCGGCGCAGCGTGACTGGTTCGTGACGACAATTCCGACCTCGTTCGGCACGGAGGGCTTCGATGTGTCGCCCGACTGGAAGGAGCTTTGGACCGCTGCTGCGGGCGATGGCAAGCTCTGGATCATCGACACGGCGCAGCGGAAGGTGGCTGCATCGATCGATGCAAAGTTGAATGGCGCCAATCGCCTTAAATTCACGCCCGATGGCAAACGCGTGTTGATTTCCATCCTTTCGACGGGCGATTTGTTTGTGTACGACGTGGCTTCGCGCAAAGAGGTCACGCGGGTGAGCCTGGGCAAAGGGTGCGCCGGCATCCTGATGGATCCGGACGGGTCACGCGCGTTCGTGGGCTGCACTGCAGCGAACTATGTTGCAGTGGTGGATCTGAAGACGCTGACGGTGACGAGCCATTTGGATGTAGGCGGCGGACCGGACGGTCTTACGTGGGCGAAGCGACCATGATGAGTCGCAACATGCGAGGGAAGAGGAGAGACCAGAGCAAGAAGGGATGCGCCCGGAGGTCAAAAAAGACCGCCACTGTCTTCCTCAATGAGTGTTTTGCCCTGAAGTCGACAGTTGAGCCAAGGACCACTTATCCGAGAGTCGACTAATCGGCCGAGCGGCGAGAAGCCTGTTCTAACCAGGCGCTCGCCGCCAGCCTCAGCTGTATTTCGCGCATGACGATCGTCAAAGCGTGAACTTCCTATTTCGTCCGCACCAGTCCAGCAACAACTGCGGCAACTTTATCAAGTATCTCGTTCCAGCCCTCCATTTGACCGCTATTTTTCGCGCTCTCCATGGGTTCATTTCCGATGAAGGTGAGTTTCGTCTGGCCGTTTCCGAGATCCTCAAAGAGGGTCACGTCGTATGCACCGTCGACGGCTTCATGTTCTATTCCTAATGTCGCAGGGTCGACCTTGTTTCCCTTCGAGTCCGAAAAGTACATCAAGGAAACGATCTTCTCGTGCGGAACAATCTCGTAGAATTCAACAGCATTCCAGCACTCCTGCCCATCCGGCGCCTTCATGCAGCAGAGAAGTTTTCCTCCAACGCGAAAATCCATCTGACAAACGGGCGCGGTAAAGCCCTTCGGTCCCCACCACTGCATGATGTACTTCGGGTCTGTCCACGCCTTCCAAACCAACTCGCGTGGGGCATCAAAAACTCTTGTTACAACCATCCGCTCAATTTCGTTAGCCGTGTTTTCTGCCATCTCTGACCTCCTCTTTCTTCATTTGATTGACGACTACTTCCAGTTTGTCGAAGCTCTCTTCCCAGAATCTGCGATAGCTAAAGGCCCAGTCGCTGACTGTCTTAATCGCCTGTGGTCTCAGCGTGCACACACTCTCTCGTCCACGCTTCGTCTTGATCACAATCCGCGCGCGCACCAGGTAGGCGATATGTTTTGAAATCATCTGCTGCGAGAGTGCAAACGGTTCGGCTAATCCATTCACGGAGGCCGGCCCATGCGAGAGTCGTTCGATCATTGCCCGGCGGGTTGGATCAGACAAAGCCGCAAATGTTGTACCCAATTTATCCACAACCATATGGTTGTGTATTGCCCGGTAAATGTCAAGCGGTATGGTGGCAAAAGAATTGGGGCACCCGTGGTGGGTGCCCCTCGTCCGGGGCTAAAGCCCCTTTGGTTTGGTCTGCGGGGTTAGCGGCGTAAAGGCCGCGGCTAACCCGGAGTTCGGGTTATTGGTTGGGAGCGGGCAGGGTTCCGCCGATGTAGGTGTTGCCGGCGTTCTGGCTCTGCGGGTCGCGGACGACGAAGACGACGTCGTCACCGGTTTTGAGCGAGGAGACTACTTCGCGGTAGCTCTGCTCGTCGGTGACCGGGTGACGGTTGATCTCGACGATGACGACGTTGTTGGGAAGGTTGATCTCGTCCGCGAAGGAGCCGGGACGAACGCTGGTGATGGTGACACCGCCCTTGATGCCGAGCTTGCTGGCGACGGCGGGCTGTACGGGCTGGACGGTGATGCCCAGCTTGTTCTGGCCGACGTCACCGACGTCAGGGCTGTTGCCGGGCTCAGCGTTGCCGGTGAGGTTGGCGAACAGCTTGGCGCGGTCGGCGATGCCGACATCCAGCGTGATGGGCTTGTTGTTGCGCAGGATGCCGAGGCGCACGGTGGAACCGGGCTGCTTCTCGGAGATGATGTTGACGAGCTCATCGCCGTTCTTGACGGAGTGGCCGTCGACGGAGGTGATGACGTCCTGGGGCTGCACGCCAGCCTTGGAGGCA
This Acidobacteriaceae bacterium DNA region includes the following protein-coding sequences:
- a CDS encoding YncE family protein codes for the protein MGTRFRFVLAGAALAVAMFAAPISRGQVAEHPVLLALSKTDHTLAIVDPVTLKVIAKMPVGPDPHEVIASADGTRAWVSNMLNNRGHELDVLDLVNHKALASIDTAPMVGLHGLDFQGGKVWFTAQGAKAIGRLDPATGKTEWIMGTGQDFTHLIRVMPDGQTIFVSNAHSASVSIIENREMPPDPMHPAPPGRPAQRDWFVTTIPTSFGTEGFDVSPDWKELWTAAAGDGKLWIIDTAQRKVAASIDAKLNGANRLKFTPDGKRVLISILSTGDLFVYDVASRKEVTRVSLGKGCAGILMDPDGSRAFVGCTAANYVAVVDLKTLTVTSHLDVGGGPDGLTWAKRP
- a CDS encoding SRPBCC domain-containing protein — its product is MAENTANEIERMVVTRVFDAPRELVWKAWTDPKYIMQWWGPKGFTAPVCQMDFRVGGKLLCCMKAPDGQECWNAVEFYEIVPHEKIVSLMYFSDSKGNKVDPATLGIEHEAVDGAYDVTLFEDLGNGQTKLTFIGNEPMESAKNSGQMEGWNEILDKVAAVVAGLVRTK
- a CDS encoding metalloregulator ArsR/SmtB family transcription factor, producing the protein MVVDKLGTTFAALSDPTRRAMIERLSHGPASVNGLAEPFALSQQMISKHIAYLVRARIVIKTKRGRESVCTLRPQAIKTVSDWAFSYRRFWEESFDKLEVVVNQMKKEEVRDGRKHG